A region from the Perca fluviatilis chromosome 16, GENO_Pfluv_1.0, whole genome shotgun sequence genome encodes:
- the emc6 gene encoding ER membrane protein complex subunit 6, giving the protein MTGVVAKREGPQFISEVAVRGNAGVLDYCRTSVSALSGATAGILGLTGLYGFIFYFLASFLLSLLLILKAGRRWNKCFKSRRLLFTGGLVGGLFTYVLFWTFLYGMVHVY; this is encoded by the coding sequence ATGACAGGAGTTGTAGCCAAGCGTGAGGGACCACAGTTCATCAGCGAAGTAGCTGTGAGGGGAAACGCCGGCGTCCTGGACTACTGCCGCACCTCTGTTTCCGCTCTGTCCGGAGCAACAGCTGGCATCCTCGGGCTGACTGGACTGTACGgcttcattttttatttcctcgcctcttttctcctctctctgctgctcattCTCAAGGCCGGACGGCGATGGAACAAATGCTTTAAGTCGCGGCGGCTGCTTTTCACCGGGGGCCTCGTCGGAGGTCTTTTCACTTACGTCCTGTTCTGGACTTTCCTCTACGGAATGGTGCATGTGTACTAA